One Leisingera sp. M658 genomic window carries:
- a CDS encoding DUF1761 domain-containing protein, with protein MEFLSVIVAAAAAFALGAGYYGALAKPWVEAAGVECDEDGKPKGGQSPMIFAMAFVLQLIVAGMMRHVFTLSGIETLGAGLIGGAGVGLFFISPWIALNNMYGMRPVKLTLIDGGYATLACAIAGLVLSLF; from the coding sequence ATGGAATTCTTAAGTGTGATCGTGGCGGCTGCGGCGGCATTTGCGCTGGGAGCAGGATATTACGGCGCCCTCGCCAAACCGTGGGTCGAGGCCGCTGGTGTTGAATGTGATGAAGACGGAAAACCGAAGGGCGGCCAGAGCCCGATGATTTTTGCGATGGCTTTTGTGCTGCAGCTGATCGTTGCTGGCATGATGCGCCATGTGTTCACTCTGTCCGGCATCGAGACCCTGGGCGCGGGTCTGATTGGCGGTGCAGGTGTCGGATTGTTCTTCATCAGCCCCTGGATTGCCCTGAACAACATGTATGGGATGCGGCCGGTTAAGCTGACGCTGATTGATGGCGGCTATGCGACGCTGGCCTGCGCAATTGCTGGCCTGGTGCTGAGCCTGTTCTGA
- a CDS encoding EVE domain-containing protein: MRYWLFKSEPSTWGWDDQVSKGDAGEEWDGVRNYQARNFMREMKIGDRGFFYHSQKEKSVVGIVEVCAEAHPDSTTEDDRWECVDIKAVRPFAKPVSLDQIKSDPQLEEMVLVRNSRLSVQPVSDAEWATICALGETDSS; this comes from the coding sequence ATGCGCTACTGGCTGTTCAAATCCGAACCCTCTACCTGGGGTTGGGACGACCAGGTCTCCAAAGGTGATGCGGGTGAAGAATGGGACGGCGTGCGCAACTACCAGGCGCGCAATTTCATGCGCGAAATGAAGATCGGCGACCGCGGGTTTTTCTATCATTCGCAGAAAGAAAAATCCGTGGTCGGTATTGTTGAGGTCTGCGCCGAGGCCCATCCTGACAGCACCACCGAAGACGACCGCTGGGAGTGTGTTGACATCAAAGCGGTGCGGCCTTTTGCTAAGCCGGTTTCATTGGACCAGATCAAGTCCGACCCGCAGCTGGAAGAGATGGTATTGGTCAGGAACTCCCGCCTGTCTGTGCAGCCGGTGAGCGACGCGGAATGGGCCACCATCTGCGCGCTGGGGGAGACAGATTCCAGCTGA
- a CDS encoding DUF899 family protein, with translation MPVSIPNESAAYRTARNELLQAEIGLRAQTEKVAALRRALPAGGRVAETYEFRSTSGASASLLDLFGKHSALAVYSLMYGPDSEAACPMCAAILDGWRGQVSHVHARMGFAVVAQSSPERLAALQTAKGWQDLPLYSAAGTSYQQDYLGESSEGAQLPMLHVFTRSEDGIRHFWGSEMLFEPSPWQPRHVDTLWPMWNLFDLTPEGRGDHMPSQR, from the coding sequence ATGCCTGTAAGCATCCCTAACGAGAGCGCCGCCTACCGCACGGCCCGCAATGAACTGTTGCAAGCTGAGATCGGTTTGCGCGCGCAAACTGAAAAAGTTGCCGCCTTGCGACGGGCTTTGCCTGCCGGCGGGCGGGTTGCAGAGACTTATGAATTCCGCAGCACAAGCGGCGCTTCGGCATCCTTGCTGGACCTGTTCGGCAAGCACAGTGCCCTTGCGGTTTATTCTCTGATGTACGGGCCGGACAGCGAGGCAGCCTGCCCGATGTGTGCAGCGATTCTGGATGGCTGGCGCGGGCAAGTGTCCCATGTGCACGCGCGCATGGGGTTCGCGGTTGTCGCGCAATCATCGCCGGAACGGCTTGCAGCACTGCAGACCGCAAAGGGCTGGCAGGATCTGCCGCTCTATTCTGCTGCGGGCACTAGCTATCAGCAGGACTATTTGGGTGAAAGCAGCGAGGGCGCGCAGCTGCCGATGCTGCATGTTTTCACCAGGTCAGAGGACGGTATCCGGCATTTCTGGGGATCGGAGATGCTCTTTGAGCCAAGCCCCTGGCAGCCGCGCCATGTCGATACACTGTGGCCGATGTGGAACCTGTTCGACCTCACCCCTGAGGGGCGCGGCGACCATATGCCCAGCCAGCGCTGA